A portion of the Hoplias malabaricus isolate fHopMal1 chromosome 1, fHopMal1.hap1, whole genome shotgun sequence genome contains these proteins:
- the bmi1a gene encoding polycomb complex protein BMI-1-A isoform X3, whose protein sequence is MEALNPSMTMHRTTRIKITELNPHLMCVLCGGYFIDATTIIECLHSFCKMCIVRYLETSKYCPICDVQVHKTKPLLNIRSDKTLQDIVYKLVPGLFKNEMKRRRDFYAEHPSVDTANGSNEDRGEVADEDKRIITDDEIISLSIEFFDPRPRQQSSTEDKPTKEEVNNKRYLQCPAAMTVMHLRKFLRSKMDIPCSFQIEVMYEDEPLKDYYTLMDIAYIYTWRRFLFREKCGKGLCVLDGCEGEGWRLSWGRLWFSRGHILRKNALNDAEE, encoded by the exons ATGGAG gCGTTAAACCCTTCCATGACAATGCATCGCACAACAAGGATCAAGATCACTGAACTCAACCCTCACCTGATGTGTGTCCTTTGTGGGGGGTACTTCATTGATGCCACCACAATCATAGAATGCCTGCATTCTT TCTGTAAAATGTGCATTGTCCGGTACCTTGAGACCAGTAAGTACTGCCCCATATGTGACGTCCAGGTGCACAAAACAAAGCCCCTTCTCAACATAAG GTCAGACAAAACTCTCCAGGACATCGTGTACAAATTGGTTCCAGGGCTCTTCAAAA ATGAAATGAAACGGAGGAGAGATTTCTATGCTGAACATCCATCAGTAGATA CTGCTAATGGGTCCAATGAGGATCGTGGAGAGGTTGCAGACGAAGACAAGAGGATCATCACGGACGATGAGATTATCAGCCTCTCCATTGAGTTTTTTGACCCAAG gcCGAGACAGCAAAGCAGCACAGAGGACAAACCGACAAAAGAAGAG gtaAATAACAAGAGGTACTTACAGTGTCCCGCTGCTATGACTGTGATGCATTTGAGGAAATTTCTGCGAAGTAAGATGGATATTCCCTGTAGCTTCCAG ATTGAAGTTATGTATGAGGACGAGCCGCTGAAAGATTACTACACATTAATGGACATTGCTTACATTTACACGTGGAGAAGG TTCCTTTTCAGAGAGAAGTGCGGTAAAGGCCTGTGTGTATTAGACGGATGTGAGGGTGAAGGTTGGAGGCTGAGTTGGGGCCGTCTGTGGTTCTCACGCGGACATATTTTGAGGAAAAACGCGTTGAACGACGCCGAAGAGTAA
- the bmi1a gene encoding polycomb complex protein BMI-1-A isoform X1, producing MEALNPSMTMHRTTRIKITELNPHLMCVLCGGYFIDATTIIECLHSFCKMCIVRYLETSKYCPICDVQVHKTKPLLNIRSDKTLQDIVYKLVPGLFKNEMKRRRDFYAEHPSVDTANGSNEDRGEVADEDKRIITDDEIISLSIEFFDPRPRQQSSTEDKPTKEEVNNKRYLQCPAAMTVMHLRKFLRSKMDIPCSFQIEVMYEDEPLKDYYTLMDIAYIYTWRRNGPLPLKYRVRPNCKKMKLAQVPDTLPRSESDSSSEKGSSPAGVPSTSSPLQSTRFPHLSGSMNGSSSIPSAAPQFPFSGKARKPSLNGSSTSSG from the exons ATGGAG gCGTTAAACCCTTCCATGACAATGCATCGCACAACAAGGATCAAGATCACTGAACTCAACCCTCACCTGATGTGTGTCCTTTGTGGGGGGTACTTCATTGATGCCACCACAATCATAGAATGCCTGCATTCTT TCTGTAAAATGTGCATTGTCCGGTACCTTGAGACCAGTAAGTACTGCCCCATATGTGACGTCCAGGTGCACAAAACAAAGCCCCTTCTCAACATAAG GTCAGACAAAACTCTCCAGGACATCGTGTACAAATTGGTTCCAGGGCTCTTCAAAA ATGAAATGAAACGGAGGAGAGATTTCTATGCTGAACATCCATCAGTAGATA CTGCTAATGGGTCCAATGAGGATCGTGGAGAGGTTGCAGACGAAGACAAGAGGATCATCACGGACGATGAGATTATCAGCCTCTCCATTGAGTTTTTTGACCCAAG gcCGAGACAGCAAAGCAGCACAGAGGACAAACCGACAAAAGAAGAG gtaAATAACAAGAGGTACTTACAGTGTCCCGCTGCTATGACTGTGATGCATTTGAGGAAATTTCTGCGAAGTAAGATGGATATTCCCTGTAGCTTCCAG ATTGAAGTTATGTATGAGGACGAGCCGCTGAAAGATTACTACACATTAATGGACATTGCTTACATTTACACGTGGAGAAGG AACGGTCCTCTGCCGCTGAAGTACCGGGTGAGACCCAACTGTAAGAAGATGAAGCTCGCGCAGGTCCCGGATACCCTCCCGCGCTCGGAAAGCGACTCTTCCAGCGAGAAGGGCTCGAGTCCCGCGGGGGTTCCGTCCACCTCCTCCCCGCTGCAGTCCACTCGCTTCCCGCACCTCTCCGGTTCCATGAATGGGTCCTCGTCCATTCCCAGCGCCGCGCCTCAGTTCCCCTTCAGCGGCAAGGCGCGCAAACCCTCCCTCAACGGCTCCTCGACGTCATCCGGCTGA
- the bmi1a gene encoding polycomb complex protein BMI-1-A isoform X2, giving the protein MTMHRTTRIKITELNPHLMCVLCGGYFIDATTIIECLHSFCKMCIVRYLETSKYCPICDVQVHKTKPLLNIRSDKTLQDIVYKLVPGLFKNEMKRRRDFYAEHPSVDTANGSNEDRGEVADEDKRIITDDEIISLSIEFFDPRPRQQSSTEDKPTKEEVNNKRYLQCPAAMTVMHLRKFLRSKMDIPCSFQIEVMYEDEPLKDYYTLMDIAYIYTWRRNGPLPLKYRVRPNCKKMKLAQVPDTLPRSESDSSSEKGSSPAGVPSTSSPLQSTRFPHLSGSMNGSSSIPSAAPQFPFSGKARKPSLNGSSTSSG; this is encoded by the exons ATGACAATGCATCGCACAACAAGGATCAAGATCACTGAACTCAACCCTCACCTGATGTGTGTCCTTTGTGGGGGGTACTTCATTGATGCCACCACAATCATAGAATGCCTGCATTCTT TCTGTAAAATGTGCATTGTCCGGTACCTTGAGACCAGTAAGTACTGCCCCATATGTGACGTCCAGGTGCACAAAACAAAGCCCCTTCTCAACATAAG GTCAGACAAAACTCTCCAGGACATCGTGTACAAATTGGTTCCAGGGCTCTTCAAAA ATGAAATGAAACGGAGGAGAGATTTCTATGCTGAACATCCATCAGTAGATA CTGCTAATGGGTCCAATGAGGATCGTGGAGAGGTTGCAGACGAAGACAAGAGGATCATCACGGACGATGAGATTATCAGCCTCTCCATTGAGTTTTTTGACCCAAG gcCGAGACAGCAAAGCAGCACAGAGGACAAACCGACAAAAGAAGAG gtaAATAACAAGAGGTACTTACAGTGTCCCGCTGCTATGACTGTGATGCATTTGAGGAAATTTCTGCGAAGTAAGATGGATATTCCCTGTAGCTTCCAG ATTGAAGTTATGTATGAGGACGAGCCGCTGAAAGATTACTACACATTAATGGACATTGCTTACATTTACACGTGGAGAAGG AACGGTCCTCTGCCGCTGAAGTACCGGGTGAGACCCAACTGTAAGAAGATGAAGCTCGCGCAGGTCCCGGATACCCTCCCGCGCTCGGAAAGCGACTCTTCCAGCGAGAAGGGCTCGAGTCCCGCGGGGGTTCCGTCCACCTCCTCCCCGCTGCAGTCCACTCGCTTCCCGCACCTCTCCGGTTCCATGAATGGGTCCTCGTCCATTCCCAGCGCCGCGCCTCAGTTCCCCTTCAGCGGCAAGGCGCGCAAACCCTCCCTCAACGGCTCCTCGACGTCATCCGGCTGA